Proteins encoded within one genomic window of Nordella sp. HKS 07:
- the tyrS gene encoding tyrosine--tRNA ligase yields the protein MSKFSSEFLNTLSTRGYIHQGSDLDGLDQLAARNEVNAYIGFDCTARSLHVGSLVQIMLLYWAQTTGQKTIALMGGGTTRVGDPTGRDEGRKLLSLEDIEENKRGIQSVFAKFLKFGDGPKDAIMVDNAEWLTRLNYIDMLRAIGRHFSINRMLTMDSVKLRLEREHEMSFIEFNYMILQAYDFTELARRYGTNLQMGGSDQWGNIVTGVDLGRRMGTHQLYALTTPLITLASGAKMGKTASGAVWLNADMRSPYEYWQFWRNTEDADVARFLKLFTTLPLPEIERLAALGGAEINEAKKTLATEATTLLHGREAALEAAETARRTFEEGQAAEGLPSIDVPAADFRAGIGILTALVMAGLASSNGDARRQIQGGAIKVNDMAVADDKLQLSEASFNQDGVIKLSMGRKKHVLLKAAS from the coding sequence ATGAGCAAGTTCTCGTCCGAATTCCTTAACACTCTTTCCACCCGCGGATACATCCATCAGGGATCCGATCTCGACGGGTTGGACCAACTCGCGGCAAGGAACGAGGTCAACGCCTATATCGGCTTCGACTGCACGGCACGCTCCCTTCATGTGGGCTCGCTCGTCCAGATCATGCTGCTCTACTGGGCGCAAACGACCGGCCAGAAGACCATCGCGCTCATGGGTGGCGGCACCACCCGCGTCGGCGATCCGACGGGCCGCGATGAAGGCCGCAAACTGCTCTCCCTCGAGGATATCGAGGAGAACAAGCGTGGCATCCAGAGCGTCTTCGCCAAGTTCCTGAAATTCGGCGATGGCCCCAAGGACGCCATCATGGTCGACAATGCCGAGTGGCTCACCAGGCTCAATTACATCGACATGCTGCGCGCCATCGGCCGGCATTTCTCGATCAACCGCATGCTGACCATGGATTCGGTGAAACTCCGGCTCGAGCGCGAGCACGAAATGTCCTTCATCGAATTCAATTATATGATCCTGCAGGCCTATGACTTCACCGAGCTGGCGCGGCGCTATGGCACCAATCTGCAGATGGGCGGCTCCGACCAGTGGGGCAATATCGTCACCGGCGTCGATCTTGGCCGGCGCATGGGCACGCATCAGCTCTATGCGCTGACGACGCCACTGATCACCCTCGCTTCCGGCGCCAAAATGGGCAAGACGGCCTCCGGCGCCGTGTGGCTCAATGCCGATATGCGCTCGCCTTATGAATACTGGCAGTTCTGGCGCAATACCGAGGATGCCGACGTGGCGCGCTTCCTGAAGCTCTTCACCACTCTGCCGTTGCCTGAGATCGAGCGGCTGGCGGCCTTGGGCGGGGCCGAGATCAACGAGGCGAAGAAGACGCTGGCGACCGAAGCGACCACCCTCCTCCATGGCAGGGAAGCGGCCCTCGAAGCCGCCGAGACGGCGCGCCGCACCTTCGAGGAAGGCCAGGCCGCCGAAGGCCTGCCCTCGATCGACGTGCCGGCGGCCGATTTCCGCGCCGGGATCGGCATCCTGACGGCGCTGGTGATGGCGGGCCTCGCTTCCTCCAATGGCGATGCGCGCCGGCAAATCCAGGGCGGCGCCATCAAGGTGAACGACATGGCCGTCGCCGACGACAAGCTGCAGCTCTCCGAGGCCTCGTTCAATCAGGACGGCGTCATCAAGTTGTCGATGGGCCGCAAGAAGCATGTGCTGCTGAAAGCCGCATCATAG
- a CDS encoding anhydro-N-acetylmuramic acid kinase translates to MSKLYTALGLMSGTSLDGIDIALITTDGEATVKRGPSRTYPYVPTQRAMLKDALKDALGLKDRHERPKSLAEVEWALTEWHALAVEAFCQELGLTSTDIDVIGFHGQTVLHRPERRLTVQLGDGALLARRLRCRVIYDLRADDIAAGGQGAPLVPVYHRALAQSLEALPLAFLNIGGVSNVTWIGADGTLIAFDTGPGNALLDDWALKTTGRPVDTGGRLAFSGRVHEAVLAQFLGDSFFEEQPPKSLDRDSFGSLDLGGLSPGDGAATLTAFTAGAVALSRNWFPADPKCWVICGGGRKNPALMAALRAALRLGPEAILPAEAVGFDGDAMEAEAWAYLAVRSLKELPITFPGTTGAPEPMTGGLSAEP, encoded by the coding sequence GTGTCAAAACTCTACACGGCCCTGGGACTCATGTCCGGGACCTCCCTCGACGGCATCGATATCGCCCTCATCACAACCGATGGCGAGGCGACGGTGAAGCGGGGGCCATCGCGCACCTATCCTTACGTGCCGACGCAGCGGGCGATGCTCAAGGACGCTCTGAAAGACGCGCTTGGCCTCAAGGACCGGCACGAGCGGCCGAAGAGCCTCGCCGAAGTCGAATGGGCGTTGACCGAATGGCACGCACTGGCGGTTGAAGCCTTCTGTCAGGAGCTGGGGCTAACCTCCACAGATATCGACGTAATCGGCTTCCACGGGCAGACCGTTCTGCACCGGCCCGAGCGCCGCCTCACGGTGCAACTGGGCGACGGAGCCCTGCTGGCGCGCCGGCTGAGATGTCGTGTGATCTATGATCTGCGCGCTGACGACATCGCCGCTGGCGGGCAGGGAGCGCCCCTGGTGCCGGTCTATCACCGCGCCTTGGCGCAGAGCCTCGAGGCGTTGCCCTTGGCTTTCCTCAATATAGGCGGGGTAAGCAACGTCACCTGGATCGGCGCCGATGGCACGCTCATCGCCTTCGACACCGGTCCCGGCAACGCGCTCCTCGACGATTGGGCGTTGAAGACGACGGGACGGCCGGTCGATACCGGTGGCAGGCTGGCCTTCTCGGGCCGCGTCCACGAGGCGGTGCTGGCGCAGTTCCTGGGGGATTCCTTCTTCGAGGAACAGCCGCCCAAATCACTCGACCGCGACAGCTTCGGCTCGCTCGATCTCGGCGGCCTGAGCCCGGGCGATGGCGCGGCGACGCTCACCGCCTTCACCGCAGGCGCGGTGGCGCTTTCGCGCAATTGGTTCCCGGCCGATCCGAAATGCTGGGTGATCTGCGGCGGCGGGCGCAAGAACCCGGCTTTGATGGCGGCATTACGCGCCGCCTTGCGTCTGGGCCCCGAGGCCATTCTCCCGGCCGAGGCGGTAGGCTTCGATGGCGATGCCATGGAAGCCGAAGCCTGGGCCTATCTCGCCGTGCGCAGCCTGAAGGAGTTGCCGATCACATTCCCCGGCACCACTGGCGCGCCGGAGCCGATGACCGGAGGGCTCAGCGCGGAGCCCTGA
- a CDS encoding glutathione S-transferase family protein produces the protein MILIGQYDSPFVRRVGIALTLYGLPFEHRPWSTFADAGKIKPYNPLSRVPTLVLDDGTALIESHLILDYLDNLVPQKRALFPRREPERHRALKVAALATGMADKAVSLFYEKRLHEQASHIWVERCGGQILGALAELETDRAARATDYWFGDRIGHPDIAVAVALRFLNEAHPGLARMENYRALRDHGERLEALPAFREIAQPFIPPT, from the coding sequence TTGATCCTCATCGGCCAATATGACTCGCCTTTCGTGCGCCGTGTCGGCATCGCGCTGACGCTATATGGTCTGCCATTCGAGCACCGTCCCTGGTCGACCTTCGCCGACGCCGGCAAGATCAAGCCCTACAATCCGCTGAGCCGGGTTCCGACACTCGTGCTCGATGACGGCACGGCGCTGATCGAAAGCCACCTCATTCTGGACTATCTCGACAATCTCGTGCCGCAGAAGCGCGCGTTGTTTCCGCGCCGCGAGCCCGAGCGCCATCGCGCCCTCAAGGTGGCGGCGCTGGCGACCGGCATGGCCGACAAGGCAGTGAGCCTCTTCTATGAGAAGCGCCTGCATGAGCAGGCCTCGCATATCTGGGTCGAGCGCTGCGGCGGCCAGATTCTCGGCGCGCTGGCGGAGCTCGAGACCGACCGGGCGGCGAGAGCGACAGATTATTGGTTCGGCGATCGCATCGGCCATCCCGATATCGCCGTCGCCGTTGCCCTGCGTTTCCTCAACGAGGCGCATCCGGGCCTCGCGCGCATGGAAAATTATCGCGCCCTCAGAGACCATGGCGAGCGGCTTGAAGCCCTCCCGGCCTTCCGCGAGATCGCTCAACCCTTCATTCCGCCGACCTGA
- a CDS encoding sigma-70 family RNA polymerase sigma factor, with the protein MRAQIFETHRKYLTGLAYRMLGSYAEAEDVVQDVYLRWHRTDQREVVEPRAFLTRVTSRLCLDVLKSARRRRETYVGPWLPEPLIEGLVDESSPAEELAGDLSVAMMLALERLSPLERAAFLLHDIFEMGFPAVAETIGRSEESARQLASRARRNLRSGRPRYKVEAAEEGAITRAFHEAASRGDLAGLSKLLGDNVVLQSDGGGNRTAAVKILSGITQVAKFLTGYGLKTFASHGVMPVRFTRINGMPGFATIEADGLPQTMSFEITDGKVTGIYVVRNPEKLKHITAEWIRDDAK; encoded by the coding sequence ATGCGCGCGCAGATATTCGAGACGCACCGGAAATATCTGACCGGCCTCGCTTATCGCATGCTCGGCTCCTATGCCGAGGCGGAGGATGTCGTCCAGGACGTCTATTTGCGCTGGCACCGGACGGACCAGCGCGAGGTGGTGGAGCCGAGAGCCTTCCTGACTCGGGTCACCTCGCGGCTCTGCCTCGATGTCCTCAAATCGGCGCGCCGGCGGCGTGAGACCTATGTCGGCCCCTGGCTGCCGGAACCCTTGATCGAAGGGCTCGTCGATGAGAGCTCACCGGCGGAGGAACTCGCTGGCGATCTGTCTGTGGCGATGATGCTGGCGCTCGAGCGATTGTCGCCGCTCGAACGCGCCGCCTTCCTGCTCCATGATATTTTCGAGATGGGCTTTCCAGCGGTGGCCGAGACGATCGGGCGCAGCGAGGAGAGCGCCCGGCAACTGGCGAGCCGGGCGCGTCGGAATCTGCGCAGCGGCCGGCCGCGCTACAAGGTCGAGGCCGCGGAGGAGGGCGCCATCACCCGCGCCTTCCACGAGGCCGCTTCGCGCGGCGACCTGGCGGGGTTGAGCAAACTCCTCGGTGACAACGTGGTCCTGCAATCCGACGGAGGCGGCAATCGCACCGCCGCCGTGAAGATTTTGAGCGGCATAACGCAGGTGGCCAAGTTCCTCACCGGCTATGGCCTGAAGACATTCGCGAGCCACGGGGTGATGCCGGTGCGCTTCACCCGCATCAACGGCATGCCGGGCTTCGCCACGATCGAGGCCGACGGCCTGCCGCAGACCATGTCCTTCGAGATCACCGACGGCAAGGTGACCGGCATCTATGTCGTGCGCAACCCGGAAAAGCTGAAGCACATCACGGCGGAGTGGATCAGAGATGACGCCAAGTGA
- a CDS encoding ABC transporter ATP-binding protein: MAELTGVPPGGPVDAFDTRDLCVHYPVREGLRRKSLKAVDGITLNIRAGECLGLVGESGCGKSTFAQAIMGLVSITSGSVRVAGQDVAEAVRRNPLSHARNVQMVFQDPFASLNPRQSIRQALAGPLRLHGMGDRHEIEARVVDMLARVGMKPEAADRLPHEFSGGQRQRICIARALIIQPKLLVCDEPVSALDVSIRAQIINLLMQLKDDLGIALLMISHDLGVVEHMSDRVAVMYLGRIVEEGGWSDIFTAPMHPYTQALISSIPDPITPVATKRRMKGEAPTALHPPPGCAFNPRCAVAIDACRQGDAPDFTPVAQAHRARCHLLPRGQ; the protein is encoded by the coding sequence ATGGCTGAACTCACCGGCGTGCCGCCCGGAGGGCCGGTCGACGCATTCGATACGCGCGACCTTTGCGTCCACTATCCCGTACGCGAAGGTCTGCGCAGAAAGTCGCTCAAGGCCGTGGATGGCATCACCCTGAACATTCGGGCGGGCGAATGCCTCGGCCTGGTGGGTGAATCAGGTTGCGGCAAGTCCACTTTCGCGCAGGCGATCATGGGATTGGTGTCCATCACTTCCGGATCCGTCCGTGTCGCGGGGCAGGATGTCGCGGAAGCCGTGCGACGCAATCCACTCAGCCATGCACGCAACGTGCAGATGGTTTTTCAGGATCCCTTCGCGTCGCTCAACCCCCGCCAGAGTATCCGTCAAGCATTGGCCGGCCCTCTTCGGTTGCATGGCATGGGCGACCGCCACGAGATCGAAGCCCGCGTTGTCGATATGCTGGCGCGCGTCGGCATGAAGCCCGAGGCCGCCGACCGGCTGCCGCACGAATTTTCCGGCGGACAACGCCAGCGCATCTGCATTGCGCGGGCGCTCATCATCCAGCCCAAGCTGCTGGTCTGTGATGAACCTGTCTCGGCTCTGGACGTCTCGATCCGCGCGCAGATCATCAATCTGCTGATGCAGCTGAAGGACGATCTCGGCATCGCCCTCCTGATGATTTCGCACGACCTCGGGGTGGTCGAGCATATGAGCGACCGCGTCGCCGTCATGTATCTGGGCCGTATCGTCGAGGAAGGGGGGTGGAGCGACATTTTCACCGCGCCGATGCATCCTTACACGCAGGCACTGATCTCCTCGATCCCCGACCCAATAACGCCGGTCGCTACGAAACGGCGCATGAAAGGCGAGGCGCCAACCGCGTTGCACCCTCCTCCCGGCTGTGCCTTCAATCCCCGGTGCGCCGTTGCCATCGACGCCTGTCGCCAGGGCGACGCGCCCGACTTCACGCCGGTTGCGCAAGCCCATCGCGCCCGTTGTCATTTACTACCCAGAGGTCAATAG
- a CDS encoding DUF3971 domain-containing protein: MKTTALVLLGLVAIVVIGGGVFFIRLMSGPVSLDFMRDRIQAQINSNLGGGLKVNLEGVMIERDATTGMPHFRLRNVELADAQGEVIARAPKAAIGVDGSELMSGAVVPKQIELIGPRIVARRTLGGGFKLGFDEHAVADNGKDATGKSNQETNLQQVAPETQGGTVIDFLSGVTPGSEEANSAMASLDAILVSDAVIQLVDEVNGTSWSIPKASLAFKRMPYGFTLFSEAKIASGGDPWRAEISASYRRERKSFAVSARVTDLVPANIADDIFALSKLAQVKLPLSGHVEMEVSEDAKIMNGSAEFTAAAGEVGLPGFIAEPIAVNEGLLRLDFDPKTGGVEISNSTLMIGGSPAQIGGRIVPIRQPDGRLDALKIEINARNLSLDPNSIVKDQIAIDRVDFAGVASVREARFDVEDAVIMAGNAGVRLHGTFTGGERSVGIKLAGRVRDVTAPILKRLWPPIIAPNSRKWVNTNILAGRITDGEFVINLPVDGLADGVQNKLIPNDAIAARFGLDGVTTTYFGGLPPITEASGEGTLGGDTFSLRLDKGVVRTPSGKKVDLSKGTLKMTALLAPMTPAEIHLEGEGSVPTFIEYLDLDPLNLVTKSGGKARDLTGDATVAVDLHLPLKQIVDRDDVKVSATAKLRNAGLKDALDGIDLNDGVIDLKITETSVRAEGTAKLNDIAAKVTWWRDGGADSPQNAIIETTLDAKQRDAIGAKVNDYVSGPVKVKVRAEGFRDEVQKIKVEADLSKASLRLAAIDWWRPPAPRTTANFEYTPGDGKAGRIDDLTIKGDGFLMKGQLAINGAGVMADAKFPTVVLNEDNRFGVVITQSSEATNVSINGVSFDARPMIRSLFANRPAPSGDEGSGKDKGKGKGVVIVDAVVDKVYAHRGEVVTGVAGSVVLRDGYVERATINGSFISGQPITIRVMPADDGGRDLRVGGRDAGSALRAANLYSKVAGGQIDFTAKLGAGADSTVRNGRLTLRDFEVRDEAALAELDQKGRPKKAGPRKGGVIFSRLTLPFTSDARFIRIGDTLVKGPELGATAQGLIRKTDGAIDIDGTIIPVYALNSAIGEIPILGQILTGGKGEGIFGLTYAVGGTMSQPRFQVNPVSAIAPGILRKFFEYGGSNEPAVKRRERNN, from the coding sequence TTGAAAACGACGGCGCTGGTGCTCCTAGGTCTCGTGGCGATCGTCGTCATCGGGGGCGGTGTCTTTTTCATCCGGTTGATGAGCGGACCGGTATCGCTGGACTTCATGCGCGACCGCATCCAGGCCCAGATCAATTCCAATCTTGGCGGCGGCCTCAAGGTCAATCTCGAAGGGGTGATGATCGAGCGGGATGCCACCACCGGCATGCCGCATTTCCGCCTGCGCAATGTCGAATTGGCCGATGCTCAAGGCGAGGTCATCGCGCGCGCCCCGAAGGCCGCCATCGGCGTCGATGGCAGTGAACTTATGAGCGGCGCGGTGGTGCCGAAGCAGATCGAGCTGATCGGTCCTCGTATCGTAGCCAGACGCACGCTGGGCGGCGGCTTCAAGCTCGGTTTCGATGAACATGCCGTGGCGGACAACGGGAAGGACGCAACCGGCAAGTCCAATCAGGAGACCAATCTGCAGCAGGTCGCTCCCGAGACGCAGGGCGGGACAGTGATCGACTTCCTGAGCGGCGTCACGCCGGGCTCCGAGGAGGCGAACTCCGCGATGGCGAGTCTCGACGCCATCCTGGTCAGCGACGCGGTCATTCAACTGGTCGACGAGGTCAACGGCACCAGCTGGAGCATTCCCAAGGCGAGCCTGGCCTTCAAGCGCATGCCGTATGGTTTCACGCTCTTTTCCGAGGCCAAGATTGCTTCGGGCGGCGATCCGTGGCGCGCCGAGATATCAGCGAGCTATCGCCGCGAGCGCAAGTCGTTCGCCGTTTCGGCGCGCGTTACCGATCTCGTGCCCGCCAACATCGCCGACGATATCTTCGCTCTCTCGAAGCTCGCCCAGGTGAAGCTGCCCCTTTCCGGCCATGTCGAGATGGAGGTGAGCGAGGACGCCAAGATAATGAATGGCTCGGCCGAGTTCACCGCGGCGGCGGGCGAGGTGGGATTGCCGGGTTTCATCGCCGAGCCGATCGCGGTGAATGAGGGGCTGCTGCGGCTCGACTTCGATCCAAAGACTGGCGGCGTGGAAATCAGCAACTCGACCTTGATGATCGGCGGATCGCCGGCCCAGATCGGTGGCCGCATCGTCCCGATCCGCCAGCCCGACGGCCGCCTCGACGCGCTCAAGATCGAGATCAATGCGCGCAATCTGAGCCTCGACCCCAATTCGATCGTCAAGGACCAGATCGCCATCGACCGGGTGGACTTCGCCGGCGTCGCCTCGGTGCGCGAGGCGCGCTTCGATGTCGAGGACGCGGTCATCATGGCGGGCAATGCCGGCGTGCGCTTGCATGGCACTTTCACCGGCGGTGAGCGCTCGGTCGGCATCAAGCTCGCTGGCCGCGTGCGTGACGTGACGGCGCCGATCCTGAAGCGGCTGTGGCCACCGATCATCGCGCCCAACTCCCGCAAATGGGTGAACACGAATATCCTCGCCGGCCGCATCACCGACGGCGAGTTCGTCATCAACCTGCCGGTCGACGGGCTGGCCGACGGGGTCCAGAACAAGCTTATTCCAAATGACGCCATCGCGGCACGCTTCGGACTCGATGGCGTCACCACCACCTATTTCGGCGGCCTTCCGCCGATCACCGAGGCCTCGGGCGAGGGTACGCTCGGCGGGGATACCTTTTCCCTGCGCCTCGACAAAGGGGTAGTGCGCACACCATCCGGCAAGAAGGTCGATCTGAGCAAAGGCACGCTCAAGATGACGGCGCTGCTCGCGCCGATGACGCCGGCCGAGATCCATCTCGAGGGAGAAGGCAGCGTGCCGACCTTCATCGAGTATCTCGATCTCGACCCGTTGAACCTGGTCACCAAGAGCGGCGGCAAGGCTAGGGACCTGACCGGCGACGCCACGGTGGCGGTCGACCTTCATCTGCCGCTCAAGCAGATCGTCGATCGCGACGACGTCAAGGTCTCCGCCACGGCCAAGCTGCGCAACGCCGGTCTCAAGGACGCGCTCGATGGCATCGATCTGAATGACGGCGTCATCGATCTCAAAATCACCGAGACTTCCGTCCGGGCGGAAGGCACCGCCAAGCTCAACGATATCGCCGCCAAGGTCACCTGGTGGCGCGACGGGGGAGCGGACAGCCCGCAGAACGCCATCATCGAGACGACCCTCGACGCCAAGCAGCGCGACGCCATCGGCGCCAAGGTCAACGACTATGTCAGCGGACCGGTGAAGGTCAAGGTGAGGGCAGAGGGTTTCCGCGACGAGGTTCAGAAGATCAAGGTCGAGGCCGATCTCTCAAAGGCCTCGTTGCGGCTCGCCGCCATCGACTGGTGGCGCCCGCCGGCGCCACGCACAACGGCGAACTTCGAATACACGCCAGGCGACGGCAAGGCCGGCCGGATCGACGATCTCACCATCAAGGGCGACGGCTTCCTGATGAAGGGACAGCTCGCCATCAACGGCGCCGGCGTCATGGCGGACGCCAAGTTTCCGACCGTTGTCCTCAATGAGGACAACCGTTTCGGCGTCGTCATCACGCAGAGCAGCGAGGCGACGAATGTTTCGATCAACGGCGTGAGTTTCGACGCAAGGCCGATGATCCGCTCGCTCTTCGCCAACCGTCCGGCGCCGTCCGGCGACGAGGGCTCGGGCAAGGACAAGGGGAAAGGCAAGGGCGTGGTGATCGTCGACGCGGTCGTCGACAAGGTCTATGCGCATCGCGGCGAGGTCGTCACAGGCGTCGCCGGCAGTGTCGTCCTGCGCGACGGCTATGTCGAGCGCGCCACCATCAATGGCAGCTTCATCAGCGGCCAGCCGATCACCATCCGCGTCATGCCGGCCGATGACGGCGGTCGCGATTTGCGTGTCGGTGGTCGCGACGCCGGCTCGGCTTTGCGTGCCGCCAATCTCTATTCCAAGGTCGCCGGCGGTCAGATCGATTTCACGGCGAAGCTCGGCGCCGGCGCCGATTCAACGGTGCGCAACGGCCGCCTCACATTGCGCGATTTCGAAGTGCGCGACGAAGCGGCACTGGCCGAGCTCGACCAGAAGGGGAGGCCCAAGAAGGCAGGTCCGCGCAAGGGCGGGGTGATTTTCTCGCGTCTGACCTTGCCCTTCACCAGTGACGCGCGCTTCATCCGCATCGGCGACACGCTGGTCAAGGGACCGGAGCTCGGCGCCACCGCCCAGGGCCTCATCCGCAAGACCGACGGCGCCATCGACATCGACGGCACCATCATTCCGGTCTATGCGCTGAATTCGGCGATCGGCGAGATTCCTATTCTCGGCCAGATCCTCACCGGCGGCAAAGGCGAAGGCATTTTCGGTCTGACTTATGCGGTGGGCGGCACCATGTCCCAGCCGCGCTTCCAGGTTAATCCGGTATCCGCCATCGCCCCCGGCATCCTGCGCAAGTTCTTTGAATATGGCGGCAGCAACGAACCCGCGGTCAAACGTCGGGAGCGCAACAATTGA
- a CDS encoding succinylglutamate desuccinylase/aspartoacylase family protein has protein sequence MNQNPFMVGTLEQKTIVVRVGHDPGAAHIGTLTIDDWTVKCAVGRGGLVEPQHKREGDGKTPIGRYPLRYGFYDPDVFGDAPRGFDFPFLPKPPNYRWIEDPGSAFYNKLVFETDETQPSRRGESLFDLFIPVGWNDSLTMAAGGSAIFMHAARPDYSGTAGCVVVAHEDLLELGRRLRPGMYIDIAPVDHEAKAPAPLVAAAPQAIESVTFHGLRPGPRVIVTGAVHGNEPAGPYAIARLIAEFRSGARLLERGTLTFVPLVNGLAFRQNTRAGHRNLNRNLSESPIPRDNEDRVANVLCPLLRAHDVLIDLHSFNGEGEAFALIGPQDNTGALEPFAYADAEAALAKAMNLPLVVHGWLAAHEKAQGQKQAAGVNGISSLQGVGTTEYMRFSGGYGVTVECGQHLAPDAQLIGYECVVNGLAHLGVITAASPAIRKPRVLEIVDVILAAHEDDRLVRPFKACEAVTEGEVIGRRADGTDILAPYDGAVIFASMNAEANHELCYLCTPSSRLG, from the coding sequence ATGAACCAGAACCCCTTCATGGTCGGAACGTTGGAGCAGAAGACGATTGTCGTTCGCGTGGGCCACGACCCCGGCGCGGCACATATCGGCACGCTCACCATCGACGACTGGACGGTCAAATGCGCCGTCGGGCGCGGGGGCCTCGTCGAGCCGCAGCACAAGCGCGAGGGAGACGGCAAGACGCCAATCGGGCGGTATCCGCTCCGCTACGGCTTCTACGATCCCGATGTCTTCGGAGATGCGCCACGAGGCTTCGACTTTCCGTTCCTGCCCAAGCCACCGAACTATCGCTGGATCGAGGACCCCGGCAGCGCCTTCTACAACAAACTCGTATTTGAGACCGACGAGACACAGCCCTCGCGGCGCGGCGAAAGCCTCTTCGACCTGTTCATTCCCGTTGGCTGGAACGATTCCCTTACAATGGCTGCCGGTGGCTCGGCCATCTTCATGCACGCGGCGCGGCCCGACTATTCAGGCACCGCGGGTTGCGTAGTGGTCGCACATGAGGATCTTCTGGAATTGGGACGCCGCCTGCGCCCGGGAATGTACATCGATATCGCACCGGTGGACCATGAGGCCAAGGCGCCTGCCCCGCTGGTCGCCGCCGCGCCGCAAGCGATCGAGAGCGTGACCTTTCATGGCCTGAGGCCAGGGCCGCGCGTCATCGTCACCGGAGCCGTTCACGGCAACGAGCCGGCCGGCCCATATGCCATTGCCCGGCTGATCGCAGAATTCCGTTCGGGCGCACGGCTGCTTGAGCGTGGCACGCTGACTTTCGTTCCCCTGGTCAACGGCCTTGCCTTCCGGCAGAACACCCGCGCCGGCCATCGCAACCTCAATCGCAACCTGAGCGAAAGCCCGATTCCGCGGGATAATGAGGATCGCGTGGCCAATGTGCTCTGCCCGCTCCTGCGCGCCCACGATGTTCTGATTGACCTGCATTCCTTCAATGGCGAAGGCGAGGCATTCGCGCTGATCGGCCCGCAAGACAACACGGGCGCCCTGGAACCGTTTGCTTATGCCGATGCCGAGGCGGCGCTGGCCAAGGCGATGAACCTGCCTCTGGTCGTTCATGGTTGGCTCGCTGCGCATGAGAAGGCCCAGGGTCAGAAGCAGGCGGCCGGGGTAAACGGGATCTCATCCCTGCAGGGCGTGGGAACGACCGAATATATGCGGTTTTCCGGAGGCTATGGCGTGACCGTGGAGTGCGGTCAGCATCTCGCTCCGGACGCCCAGCTGATTGGCTATGAGTGTGTCGTCAACGGACTTGCCCATCTGGGGGTCATCACAGCAGCCTCGCCAGCCATAAGAAAGCCGCGCGTTCTGGAGATCGTCGATGTCATACTCGCCGCTCACGAGGACGACCGCCTCGTGCGCCCATTCAAGGCGTGCGAGGCTGTGACCGAAGGCGAGGTCATCGGTCGTCGCGCTGACGGCACGGACATCCTTGCCCCCTATGACGGCGCCGTGATCTTCGCAAGCATGAATGCCGAGGCGAACCACGAGCTCTGCTATCTGTGCACGCCAAGCTCCAGGCTCGGCTGA